A region of Paenibacillus thiaminolyticus DNA encodes the following proteins:
- the cstA gene encoding carbon starvation protein CstA, which yields MNAVTIVIGSICILMIAYRLYGTFMAAKVLKLDDSKPTPAHELNDGKDYVPTNKWVTFGHHFAAIAAAGPLVGPILAAQFGYLPGLLWLLIGAVIGGAVHDAVVLFASMRKQGKSLSEVAKDELGPVAGFCTGLAMLFIITITMAGLSMVVLHALEHNPWGTFAVGITIPIAMGVGLFYKKTGNLKLASTVGFILLMTGVFLGPQIQGTVLGDWLTLDSSTLAILLPIYAFFAAALPVWLLLAPRDYLSSFMKIGVFIALIVGVFIINPAIPFPAVTEFVNGGGPILAGPVWPFISITIACGAISGFHAFVGSGTTPKMINRWSDIKVVGFGAMLVESLVGIMALIAAAALQPADYFAINSTPEVFKTLGMSTVHLPELAQQIGLDLEGRTGGAVTLAVGMTYIFTKIPWFSHLSSYFFQFVIMFEAVFILTAIDAGTRVARYLIQDFFGDIYKPLKQVDWVPGSIFASALACLMWGYLLFSGDIGSVWALFGVSNQLMASIGLIIGATVILKIADKRRYMLTCLIPLAYLFVTVNYAGYWMVKNVYLNPSASGYSVLNATLSIIMLVLGIIIMVSAIKKWIELWNGPRANLEALNVT from the coding sequence ATGAATGCGGTAACGATTGTGATCGGATCGATATGCATCCTGATGATTGCATACCGGCTGTATGGAACGTTCATGGCGGCCAAAGTGCTTAAGCTGGATGATTCCAAGCCGACCCCGGCCCATGAACTGAATGATGGCAAAGATTATGTCCCCACCAACAAATGGGTCACCTTCGGTCATCATTTCGCCGCGATCGCGGCGGCAGGGCCGCTCGTCGGGCCGATACTGGCGGCGCAGTTCGGATACCTGCCCGGCCTGCTGTGGCTGCTTATCGGCGCGGTCATCGGCGGCGCGGTGCATGATGCCGTCGTCTTGTTCGCCTCGATGCGCAAGCAGGGCAAGTCGCTCTCCGAGGTCGCGAAGGACGAGCTCGGTCCGGTAGCCGGCTTCTGCACCGGCCTGGCGATGCTCTTCATCATTACGATTACGATGGCCGGGCTCTCGATGGTCGTGCTCCACGCATTGGAGCATAACCCATGGGGCACCTTCGCCGTAGGGATTACGATTCCGATCGCGATGGGCGTCGGCTTGTTCTACAAGAAGACGGGGAATCTGAAGCTTGCGTCCACCGTCGGCTTCATTCTGCTCATGACCGGGGTATTTCTCGGACCCCAGATCCAAGGCACCGTCCTGGGAGACTGGCTGACGCTGGACTCAAGTACGCTGGCGATCCTGCTGCCCATCTATGCGTTCTTCGCTGCCGCCTTGCCCGTCTGGCTGCTGCTGGCGCCGCGGGACTACTTGAGCAGCTTCATGAAGATCGGCGTCTTCATCGCCCTCATCGTTGGTGTCTTCATCATTAATCCGGCCATCCCGTTCCCGGCCGTCACAGAGTTCGTAAATGGAGGCGGCCCGATACTGGCCGGTCCGGTCTGGCCGTTCATCTCGATCACGATTGCCTGCGGAGCCATCTCCGGCTTCCACGCCTTCGTCGGTTCGGGCACGACGCCGAAGATGATCAACCGCTGGAGCGACATCAAGGTAGTCGGCTTCGGTGCGATGCTTGTCGAATCGCTGGTTGGAATTATGGCGCTTATTGCGGCGGCGGCGCTTCAACCGGCTGACTATTTCGCGATTAATTCGACGCCGGAAGTGTTCAAGACGCTGGGAATGTCGACCGTGCATCTGCCGGAGCTGGCGCAGCAGATCGGCCTCGATCTCGAAGGACGGACCGGCGGAGCCGTTACCTTGGCCGTTGGGATGACGTACATTTTTACCAAGATACCGTGGTTCAGCCACTTGTCATCCTACTTCTTCCAGTTCGTCATTATGTTCGAGGCGGTGTTCATTCTGACGGCAATTGATGCCGGCACACGGGTGGCCCGCTATCTGATTCAGGACTTCTTCGGAGACATCTATAAGCCGCTGAAGCAGGTGGACTGGGTACCGGGCTCCATATTCGCCAGCGCCTTGGCTTGTCTCATGTGGGGATACTTGCTCTTCTCAGGAGATATCGGCTCCGTCTGGGCGCTCTTCGGCGTCTCCAACCAGCTGATGGCATCGATCGGACTTATTATTGGCGCGACAGTGATTCTGAAGATAGCGGATAAGCGGAGGTATATGCTGACCTGCCTCATCCCGCTCGCCTATTTGTTCGTCACGGTCAACTATGCCGGCTACTGGATGGTCAAAAATGTGTATCTTAACCCGTCAGCTTCCGGGTATAGCGTATTGAACGCCACACTGTCCATCATTATGCTGGTGCTCGGCATCATCATTATGGTATCCGCCATCAAGAAGTGGATTGAACTGTGGAACGGGCCGCGGGCGAATCTCGAAGCGCTTAACGTGACATGA
- the argS gene encoding arginine--tRNA ligase — MSMSVMEKMNESVKAAIEQAVVKAGLAEQSELPVFVIEVPKDKSHGDLATNAAMQLTRIAKRNPRQIAEAIVENLDLSAASIQSAEIAGPGFINFRMDRPYLYDVLREVSEQGDNYGRIGMGAGQRIQVEFVSANPTGSLHLGHARGAAVGDALCNLLDFAGYEMTREYYINDAGNQVNNLAKSIECRYKQALGQEADMPEDGYYGEDIKGFAQELVEKEGDRLLNLPDAERLTFFRSYGLDKELDKIKRDLGRFGVPFDVWFSETSLYENGEVIKALDALKARGKVYEQEGATWLRTTEFGDDKDRVLIKNDGSYTYLTPDVAYHMDKYDRGYDQIINIWGADHHGYIPRMKAAMEALGNDPDKLIVLIAQMVSLYQDGEKVKMSKRTGKAVTMQDLMDEVGVDAIRYFFTMRSMDSHLDFDMDLAISTSNENPVYYVQYAHARICSIFRQAEEQGIARKPLAEIHLAKLTAEHEYDLLRKMGELPEEIAVAARDYAPHRLIRYVYELASLFHSYYKAERVITEDAEQTQARLALLGAVRTVLANVLRLVGVSAPERM, encoded by the coding sequence ATGAGCATGAGTGTAATGGAAAAAATGAACGAGTCTGTCAAAGCGGCGATCGAACAAGCCGTCGTCAAGGCTGGACTGGCGGAGCAATCGGAGCTTCCGGTCTTCGTCATCGAGGTGCCGAAGGATAAGTCGCACGGCGACCTGGCGACGAATGCGGCTATGCAGCTGACCCGCATTGCCAAGCGCAATCCGCGCCAGATCGCGGAGGCTATCGTGGAGAACCTGGATCTGTCGGCGGCTTCGATCCAGAGCGCGGAGATTGCAGGTCCGGGCTTCATCAACTTCCGGATGGACCGGCCCTACCTCTATGATGTTCTCCGCGAAGTCAGCGAGCAAGGCGACAATTACGGACGGATCGGTATGGGCGCCGGTCAGCGCATCCAGGTGGAGTTCGTCAGCGCCAATCCGACGGGGAGCCTTCACCTGGGCCATGCCCGCGGGGCGGCCGTCGGCGACGCGCTCTGCAATCTGCTTGATTTCGCTGGCTATGAGATGACGCGCGAGTATTACATTAATGATGCAGGCAATCAGGTCAACAATCTGGCGAAGTCGATCGAATGCCGGTACAAGCAGGCGCTCGGGCAGGAAGCGGACATGCCGGAGGACGGCTATTACGGCGAAGATATCAAGGGCTTCGCCCAGGAGCTCGTCGAGAAGGAAGGCGATCGGCTGCTGAACCTGCCGGATGCCGAGCGGCTGACGTTTTTCCGCAGCTATGGCCTGGACAAGGAGCTGGATAAGATCAAGCGCGATCTGGGACGCTTCGGCGTACCGTTCGACGTCTGGTTCAGCGAGACCTCGCTGTATGAGAACGGCGAAGTAATCAAGGCGCTGGATGCGTTGAAGGCGCGCGGCAAGGTGTACGAGCAAGAAGGCGCGACCTGGCTGCGGACGACCGAGTTCGGCGATGATAAAGATCGCGTGCTGATCAAAAATGACGGCTCATACACGTATTTGACGCCGGATGTGGCCTATCATATGGATAAGTATGATCGCGGGTACGATCAGATCATCAATATTTGGGGAGCGGACCATCACGGTTATATTCCGCGGATGAAGGCCGCCATGGAAGCGTTGGGCAACGATCCGGACAAGCTTATCGTGCTGATCGCCCAGATGGTCAGTCTGTATCAGGACGGCGAGAAGGTGAAGATGTCCAAGCGTACGGGCAAAGCCGTAACGATGCAGGATCTGATGGATGAAGTCGGCGTCGACGCCATTCGCTATTTCTTCACGATGCGTTCCATGGACTCGCATCTTGATTTCGACATGGATCTGGCGATCTCGACCTCCAATGAGAATCCGGTCTACTATGTGCAATATGCGCACGCGCGGATTTGCAGTATCTTCCGCCAAGCGGAGGAGCAGGGAATCGCCCGGAAGCCGCTGGCGGAGATTCATCTGGCGAAGCTGACTGCGGAGCATGAGTACGACCTGCTTCGCAAGATGGGCGAGCTGCCGGAAGAGATTGCGGTCGCCGCGCGCGATTATGCGCCGCACCGCCTCATCCGCTACGTCTATGAATTGGCGTCTCTCTTCCACAGCTACTACAAGGCGGAGCGCGTCATTACCGAGGATGCGGAGCAGACCCAGGCACGCCTGGCCTTGCTGGGCGCAGTGCGCACCGTTCTGGCCAATGTGCTCCGTCTCGTCGGCGTATCCGCTCCGGAACGGATGTAA
- a CDS encoding ankyrin repeat domain-containing protein — protein sequence MNNRLIAAAGSGQTDTVRALIREGADVNVKDASGRTAVLAAVHGRHADTVRALIDLGADVNKQDQRRDNPLLHAGAEGLLDMVRLLLEAGADTRRTNRFGGTALIPAAERGHIAVVEELLTHSDVDVNHVNNLGWTALLEAIILSDGGAAHQRIVKLLLDHGADPRIADKDGVTPLEHAAKRHYREIGKLLAEAIARAGKPERRSR from the coding sequence ATGAATAACCGATTGATTGCCGCAGCCGGGAGCGGACAGACGGACACCGTCCGCGCGCTCATCCGGGAAGGCGCAGATGTCAACGTCAAGGACGCTTCCGGACGCACCGCCGTTCTGGCTGCCGTGCACGGGCGGCATGCGGATACCGTCCGCGCGCTGATTGATCTCGGAGCTGACGTGAATAAGCAGGATCAGCGCCGCGACAACCCGCTCCTGCATGCAGGCGCCGAAGGGCTTCTCGACATGGTCCGCCTTCTGCTGGAGGCGGGAGCCGACACCCGCCGGACGAACCGCTTCGGGGGCACTGCGCTCATTCCGGCTGCGGAACGCGGCCATATCGCTGTCGTTGAAGAGCTGCTGACCCATTCGGATGTGGATGTCAATCATGTCAATAACTTAGGTTGGACTGCGCTGCTGGAAGCTATAATTCTTAGCGACGGCGGGGCCGCCCACCAGCGCATCGTCAAGCTGCTGCTCGATCACGGAGCCGATCCCCGCATTGCGGACAAGGATGGCGTGACTCCGCTCGAGCATGCCGCAAAGCGGCATTATCGCGAGATCGGGAAGCTCCTTGCCGAAGCGATCGCGCGAGCCGGCAAGCCGGAGCGGCGGTCACGATGA
- a CDS encoding LytR/AlgR family response regulator transcription factor: MLKAFVVDDEPLARDELIYLLRRTRQVEVVGEADTLEDALAGVAAAQPDVVFLDIELQEESGLDIAGRLRELEAPPDVVFATAYDEFALKAFELNAADYILKPFEEQRVQQTIRKLLRLHERDSYPPSAPSAVRAGMAERERQERLAITVDERIIVLHVGDIVYLGFEEGKTVIATSERKYKVGESLTQLERKLNHPSIVRVHRAFLVHLDRIVEIQPWFHSTFHLQMQDGSRIPVSRTYMKELKQLLGM, encoded by the coding sequence ATGCTGAAGGCCTTTGTCGTCGATGATGAGCCGTTGGCAAGAGATGAGCTGATTTATTTGCTGAGAAGGACGAGGCAGGTGGAGGTCGTCGGCGAAGCGGACACGTTGGAGGATGCCTTGGCGGGAGTGGCTGCGGCGCAGCCGGATGTGGTCTTCCTCGATATTGAGCTGCAGGAAGAGAGCGGGCTCGATATCGCCGGCCGGCTCCGGGAGCTGGAAGCGCCGCCTGATGTCGTGTTCGCTACCGCGTATGATGAATTTGCGCTGAAGGCGTTCGAGCTGAACGCCGCCGACTATATACTGAAGCCGTTCGAGGAGCAGCGGGTGCAGCAGACGATCCGCAAGCTGCTGCGCCTCCATGAGCGGGATAGCTATCCGCCTTCGGCACCATCCGCCGTCCGGGCCGGGATGGCGGAGCGGGAGCGGCAGGAACGTCTGGCCATCACGGTCGACGAACGAATCATCGTGCTGCATGTCGGCGATATCGTCTACCTCGGGTTCGAAGAGGGGAAGACGGTTATCGCTACGTCCGAGCGGAAGTATAAGGTTGGGGAATCACTGACCCAGCTGGAACGGAAGCTGAATCATCCTTCCATCGTCCGCGTGCACCGGGCGTTCCTCGTTCATCTGGATCGCATCGTAGAGATTCAGCCGTGGTTCCATTCGACCTTCCATCTTCAGATGCAGGATGGATCCCGCATTCCGGTCAGCCGCACCTACATGAAGGAATTGAAGCAGCTGCTCGGGATGTAA
- a CDS encoding sensor histidine kinase — protein MVHLLPLMLERVGILLIIAFVLSRMKSFRQIIQNEHGIAEKLMLIVVFGAFGIVSNYTAVQIHDNLISTQAWSAGVDGDSALANTRIMGVAIGGLLGGPLVGTGVGLLAGIHRLMLGGYTAFACGISTILAGIVTGLIGKRFRIQNRYAAWHAALIGILMEGAQMGIILLAAEPWSHALELVKMISVPMIAVNGFGTLLFMLIIQSIFQEEERTRALQTHQALYIADQTLPYFRQGLNAHSCREAALIILKETNADAISITNEHQILAHVGAGSDHHVPLQPISTQLTQTVLKEGLIHMAKSREEIHCLNTDCVLQAALVLPLKAHHRTVGTLKLYFARSTQLDQVEQELGEGLSKLFSTQLELAEAELQSKLLRDAEIKALQAQIHPHFLFNAFNTISVLCRTDPEKARDLLQQLSIFFRSNLQGARTMLIPLHKELEHVEAYLSLEQARFPDKYTVSTDIDPELEDVLVPPFTLQPLVENAVRHAFPRGAAPLCGSVTLQAYREGEQMILLTRDNGQGIPKDIQGALGKQAVDSAEGTGTALYNIRKRMAEIYGKQASFRIDSEPGHGTTVMIAVPIQFHEWREASC, from the coding sequence ATGGTTCACCTGCTTCCGTTAATGCTGGAGCGGGTCGGTATATTGCTGATTATCGCGTTTGTGCTGTCGCGGATGAAGTCGTTCCGGCAGATCATTCAGAACGAGCATGGCATTGCCGAGAAGCTGATGCTGATCGTCGTCTTCGGCGCATTCGGAATTGTAAGCAATTACACCGCCGTCCAGATTCATGACAATCTCATTTCGACCCAGGCGTGGAGCGCCGGCGTCGATGGTGACAGCGCGCTCGCCAATACGCGCATTATGGGGGTGGCCATCGGCGGGCTGCTCGGCGGGCCTCTGGTCGGGACAGGCGTCGGTCTGCTTGCGGGGATTCATCGGCTGATGCTTGGCGGATACACCGCCTTCGCCTGCGGCATCTCGACGATACTGGCCGGGATAGTCACCGGCCTGATCGGTAAGCGCTTCCGCATTCAGAACCGTTATGCGGCTTGGCATGCGGCCCTCATCGGCATATTAATGGAGGGTGCGCAGATGGGCATCATCTTGCTGGCGGCCGAGCCTTGGAGCCATGCGCTGGAGCTGGTCAAAATGATCAGCGTGCCCATGATTGCCGTCAACGGCTTCGGCACGCTGCTCTTTATGCTGATTATCCAGTCGATTTTCCAGGAAGAGGAACGGACCCGCGCTTTGCAGACCCATCAGGCGCTCTACATCGCGGATCAGACGCTGCCTTATTTTCGCCAAGGTTTGAACGCCCATTCCTGCCGGGAGGCGGCCCTTATTATTTTGAAGGAAACGAATGCGGACGCCATCTCGATCACGAATGAGCATCAGATACTGGCTCATGTCGGGGCCGGGTCTGATCACCATGTGCCGCTCCAGCCGATCTCGACCCAGCTTACGCAAACGGTGCTGAAGGAAGGGCTGATTCATATGGCGAAATCGCGGGAGGAAATCCACTGCCTCAATACAGACTGTGTCCTGCAGGCGGCCCTCGTGCTGCCGCTCAAGGCGCATCACCGGACTGTAGGCACCTTGAAGCTGTATTTCGCCCGCTCCACGCAGCTCGATCAGGTCGAGCAGGAGCTGGGGGAGGGGCTGAGCAAGCTCTTCTCCACCCAATTGGAGCTCGCCGAGGCGGAGCTGCAGAGCAAGCTGCTCCGCGATGCGGAGATTAAGGCGCTCCAGGCCCAGATTCATCCGCATTTTCTCTTCAATGCATTCAACACGATCTCGGTGCTGTGCCGGACCGATCCGGAGAAGGCCCGCGATCTGCTGCAGCAGCTCAGCATCTTCTTCCGCAGCAATCTGCAGGGCGCACGGACGATGCTCATCCCGCTGCACAAAGAATTGGAGCATGTGGAAGCGTATTTGTCCTTGGAGCAGGCGCGCTTTCCGGACAAGTATACCGTCTCGACCGATATCGATCCGGAGCTGGAGGATGTGCTCGTGCCGCCGTTCACGCTGCAGCCTCTCGTCGAGAATGCCGTGCGGCATGCTTTCCCCCGTGGCGCGGCTCCGCTCTGCGGGAGCGTGACCCTGCAAGCGTACCGGGAAGGCGAACAGATGATTCTGCTGACACGGGACAATGGACAGGGCATACCGAAGGATATCCAGGGGGCGCTCGGCAAGCAGGCTGTCGATTCCGCGGAGGGCACCGGAACGGCGCTGTACAACATCCGGAAGCGGATGGCCGAGATATACGGCAAGCAGGCCTCCTTCCGGATAGACAGCGAGCCCGGACACGGGACGACGGTAATGATTGCCGTGCCGATTCAGTTCCATGAATGGAGGGAAGCGTCATGCTGA
- a CDS encoding amidohydrolase — protein MYSEYWLTHVRLETGYTKEEGRITGTSASLFHIRVKDGIMEEIRPAASLPADPLPRIDAQGLLLLPPFREMHIHLDKTYYGGPWKAVRPVSSIFERIEEERRLLVEQAPYVSERAAHILDLILRHGSTHLRAHINIDPVSGLRNLEMCLEVLEGYRDMLTYEIVGFTQHGLLHSNVAGLLRQAARSGAGLVGSVDPHSVDGDMQRSLATLMDIAVETNTGIDIHVHDGGEHGMATLHHLADLTEDAGWQGRVAVSHSFAFASASPEEAAELAGRFTTLGIAVHSTVPIGRRVMPLPMLKERGVPVGLGTDSLTDHWSPFGTGDMLEKAGRLAELYGYSHEHGLSQALGYITGEVTPLNPDGQQVWPKLGVPAGGVLVHASCSAEAVARKSIRQAVLHKGRIVAGSL, from the coding sequence ATGTATAGCGAATACTGGCTGACACATGTCCGGTTAGAGACCGGCTACACGAAGGAAGAGGGGCGCATTACGGGCACCTCGGCATCCTTGTTCCATATCCGCGTCAAGGACGGAATCATGGAGGAGATTCGTCCGGCGGCATCTCTTCCGGCTGACCCGCTGCCGCGGATCGATGCGCAGGGACTGCTCCTGCTGCCGCCCTTCCGCGAGATGCATATTCATCTGGACAAAACCTATTACGGCGGGCCGTGGAAAGCGGTCCGGCCGGTCTCGAGCATCTTCGAGCGGATTGAGGAAGAGCGCCGCCTGCTGGTGGAGCAGGCTCCCTATGTCAGCGAGCGGGCAGCGCATATTCTCGACTTGATTCTGCGCCACGGCTCCACTCATCTCCGGGCTCACATCAATATCGATCCGGTCTCCGGGCTTCGTAATCTGGAGATGTGTCTGGAGGTGCTGGAAGGTTATCGCGACATGCTTACGTATGAGATCGTCGGATTCACCCAGCACGGGCTGCTCCACTCCAACGTAGCCGGATTGCTCCGGCAGGCGGCCCGCAGCGGCGCCGGCCTCGTCGGCTCGGTCGATCCGCATTCGGTGGACGGCGATATGCAGCGGTCGCTCGCTACGCTGATGGACATTGCCGTCGAGACGAATACGGGCATCGACATCCATGTCCACGACGGCGGGGAGCATGGCATGGCCACTCTGCATCATCTGGCGGATCTCACCGAGGATGCCGGCTGGCAGGGCCGCGTCGCCGTGAGCCATTCCTTCGCCTTCGCCAGTGCCTCCCCGGAAGAGGCTGCGGAGCTGGCCGGCCGGTTCACCACACTCGGGATCGCGGTCCATTCGACCGTACCGATCGGGCGGCGCGTCATGCCGCTGCCGATGCTGAAGGAACGAGGCGTCCCTGTCGGGCTCGGCACGGACAGCCTGACCGATCATTGGTCGCCGTTCGGCACCGGCGATATGCTGGAGAAGGCGGGACGGCTGGCGGAGCTGTACGGTTACTCGCATGAGCATGGGCTGTCTCAGGCGCTCGGCTATATTACCGGCGAAGTTACCCCGCTGAATCCGGATGGGCAGCAAGTCTGGCCGAAGCTAGGCGTTCCGGCGGGCGGCGTGCTCGTTCATGCGAGCTGCTCTGCCGAGGCGGTGGCCCGCAAGAGCATACGACAAGCCGTGCTGCACAAGGGCCGGATCGTGGCGGGGTCGCTATGA
- a CDS encoding DUF1934 domain-containing protein yields MSNDHTGAERVRIAIESRQDGEVTVLYADGQLYRKGSSFYLLYKESASDTERPVGPGEAGHAGGDPLETSVTFKAGEHGGKLMRRGSVNSELSFVKDGRGGGYYQVSGMRFSVVTETSDWKPPVYEQDEAGRLRAWTASWSYTLYMEEERAGYFQLQIRAEAR; encoded by the coding sequence ATGAGCAATGATCACACAGGAGCCGAGCGCGTCCGCATCGCCATAGAGAGCCGGCAGGATGGCGAGGTTACCGTTCTCTATGCGGATGGCCAGCTGTACCGGAAAGGCAGCAGCTTCTATCTGCTGTACAAGGAATCGGCTTCCGACACGGAGCGTCCGGTCGGGCCCGGGGAAGCCGGACATGCCGGGGGAGATCCGCTGGAGACCTCCGTCACCTTCAAGGCGGGCGAGCACGGCGGCAAGCTGATGCGCCGGGGCAGCGTGAACTCGGAGCTATCCTTCGTCAAGGACGGGCGAGGCGGCGGCTATTATCAAGTAAGCGGCATGCGGTTCTCCGTCGTCACGGAGACATCGGACTGGAAGCCGCCCGTATACGAGCAGGATGAAGCCGGAAGGCTGCGCGCCTGGACGGCGTCATGGTCCTATACGCTATATATGGAAGAAGAGCGAGCCGGTTATTTTCAACTACAGATACGGGCCGAGGCCCGCTGA